The Cloacibacterium caeni region TACTCTAGGCGAGCCTATTTATCAATTTTCTTATGGTTCTGGTGATATTAAGGTCTTGGCTTGGTCTCAGATGCACGGAAATGAGAGTAATTCTACTCACTGTATGTTGGATTTGTGGTATTCTTTAGAATCTCAACCTCACCTTAAAGAGAAATTATTCCAAAATATATCCTTAGATTTCATTTTTATGCTCAATCCGGATGGTTCTAAGGTTTGGTTGCGCAGAAATTCTCTTGATATAGACATGAATAGAGACTATTTACAGAATGCAAGCTGCGAAATGAAGCTCTTAAAAGAAATTGCGTTTTCTAAAAAGTATGATTACGCACTGAATTTGCACGAACAGAGAACAATTTTTTCTACAGATGGTAAAAATCCCGCTACTTTATCATTTTTAGCGCCTTCAGAAGATTATGACAGAACTGTTACCGAAAATCGTAAAAAAAGTATGGCGGTTATTGCTAGTATATATAATGTATTGAGAATGCAAATTCCTAATCAGATTGCAAGATATTCTGATGAGTTTTACCCAACTTCTACTGGTGATAATTTCATGAGAGCTGGGATTCCAGTAATTTTATTTGAAGGTGGTCATTTTCCTG contains the following coding sequences:
- a CDS encoding M14 family zinc carboxypeptidase; this encodes MHSTFQYQKNPNFPNRYISPKSLQNFLQENLSDYITLMGTSTLGEPIYQFSYGSGDIKVLAWSQMHGNESNSTHCMLDLWYSLESQPHLKEKLFQNISLDFIFMLNPDGSKVWLRRNSLDIDMNRDYLQNASCEMKLLKEIAFSKKYDYALNLHEQRTIFSTDGKNPATLSFLAPSEDYDRTVTENRKKSMAVIASIYNVLRMQIPNQIARYSDEFYPTSTGDNFMRAGIPVILFEGGHFPDDYQRFGTRKYYTIALYTALSSIGLLDRKTFGYETYFEIPENKESHFDVIYRNVKLNTDFECVLDVAVQYKEEIKEGEEEISFVPIVVEVGDLHRKKGWKEIDCTGKKFISQNKFPKLDAVQNFTIE